In uncultured Cohaesibacter sp., a genomic segment contains:
- a CDS encoding MG2 domain-containing protein yields MARILSALLALILISLSAPQSSWALDGRYREEVILSQNTDYYGFDFKTLKNVTLDQCQNSCMKTRDCKAFTYNVKARFCFLKSDFTKPTPFKGAISGRIATRFEEEDIGKAAPISSLSQSLYRAADKMSRDFANRSTSQGEMGFEELVQRGYGAMDFNDPARAMDFFRDALGLYPENSELWHAYSQAAIKLAGTTKDWQEARNARASSISAALNAYSQSRSRLARAVALSQLARSLEDSARYREAIDSFRLALALDENPADRADYRRLLESHGFRMINHTIDADLQVPRVCFQFSEDLKKGFGDYASFIRVNQQEPKALDVSKRQICVEGLSHGNNYQLDLREGLPADNGEQLLSNLQLDLYVRDRKPGMRFSGNNYVLPASNRRGIPLVSVNADIAELALYRINDRSLAQLVRGSSFLSQIEDWQLSDLTADMGEPIWKGSMDITPEKNREVVTAIPIDEALPDRKPGVYLMTAAAKTVELSDYPSMASQWFVISDIGLTTFSSPKSAPAQDASAKGSGTDLGGLQVFARSLQSAEPLSHVSVELIARNNEILGSGISDETGMVTFDAGLLRRSDGMAPALLTASNGDKDDFVFLDLSRAGFDLSDRGVTGRPSPEAIDVYAWTERGVYRPGEEVHVTALARDDSARAVDDLPLTFVFLRPDGVESQRLIGSGKALGGYSVDLPLVSNAKRGGWRVQIFADPDEAALGEVSFLVEDFIPDRTDMTLTADSDVVAPGEMAGGSVEGRYLYGAPAAGLGLSADLLVKQSRSLKGHDGYVFGLDEEENMGVQLMQVDALKPLDTDGKGTYQFTLGELAATTQPQVADLVVRMQEGSGRAIERRVHYRIEPQDTMLGIKPQFEGRQVSENSEAQFQLIAVAPDNSRVSLSGLDWSLVRIERQYQWYRDGSRWYSEAVDLESKVADGEIDLGTGDPAKLSLPVEWGRYRLTLGDSTSVEFRAGWASAGSSDTPDGLELALDKPSYKAGDIAKLKIAPRFAGKLLLAIGTDRITKTLAVDIPAEGTTIDIPVEKDWGAGAYLLANLYRPSDKGASRNPMRAIGVSWLSLSPQERALSISMDAPQTNRPRGQMVVPVKVDGIKAGQEAYIKVALVDEGILNLTGYKTPDPVARYFGQRRLGVEIRDLYGQLIDGSNGAFGALRTGGDGGGPQMDAGGEVPTQELVAFVSGIVRLDADGKAEVAFDIPQFNGTGRLMAAAWTKDAMGSSEKDAIIRDPIVVHVSLPKLLAPGDQSRAIIELTNLEAPEGDYLLELITSDTLSIDLAKAPETVSLKRDKMVSLSVPISGWKEGTGDVTVKLTSAAGDGLGILYDTQMPVRSGILPLTRVARLPLDANGGTLKLDAAWLTDLQKHGASLSVSVSKPGSYDVASLLMQLDRYPYGCAEQITSRALPLLYAKELAFNLPDELASLSGKAMQERIHKAIDKLLSYQNDMGGFSLWGGGYVDDPWLTAYATDFLTRASEHGFAVPEAAMKQALQNIKNRLAYQSNLETDSASVAYGLYDLARNRMASAGDLRYYLETKLESFDTPLGRAQLGAALALYGDRTRAERAFNSALALAEKWQGSGEASASGSAYSFSSLQRDVAGMLALASEVSPAPGSLEGMKALAERIHDPERPLNTQEQAWMVLAARSQPRADTDLGISVNGVATSGPLVASYDGQSIDENPVTIVNGGDKPLEAIVTTVASPVEPLPAGGNGLVIARSYHKPDGSPISIAEVKQNERLVVVIKASQQDDIPSRLMISDLLPAGFEVENPHLIKSAEQQNYSWLPQPTVDHVEFRNDRVLAAINREQGGPKDFTIAYIVRAVSPGSFMHPAAVIEDMYRPEKVARTASGWVNVIR; encoded by the coding sequence ATGGCCCGGATTCTATCTGCATTACTCGCGCTTATTCTCATTTCACTATCGGCGCCCCAGAGCAGTTGGGCTCTTGATGGTCGTTACCGTGAAGAGGTGATCCTTTCCCAGAACACCGATTATTATGGCTTCGACTTCAAGACGCTTAAAAATGTCACTCTGGATCAATGTCAGAATAGTTGCATGAAGACTCGGGACTGCAAGGCTTTCACCTATAATGTGAAAGCCCGTTTCTGTTTTCTGAAGTCTGATTTTACCAAGCCAACGCCCTTCAAGGGGGCCATTTCCGGGCGGATTGCCACACGCTTTGAAGAAGAGGATATTGGCAAGGCCGCTCCTATCTCCAGCCTTTCCCAGAGCCTTTACCGCGCAGCAGACAAGATGAGCAGGGATTTTGCCAACCGCAGCACCAGCCAAGGGGAAATGGGCTTCGAAGAGTTGGTGCAGCGCGGCTATGGTGCAATGGATTTCAATGATCCGGCCCGCGCCATGGATTTTTTCCGCGATGCGCTGGGGCTATATCCTGAAAATAGCGAGCTCTGGCACGCCTACTCGCAGGCAGCAATCAAACTCGCTGGCACGACGAAAGATTGGCAGGAAGCGCGCAATGCGCGGGCTTCCTCCATCAGCGCGGCCCTCAACGCCTATAGTCAATCGCGCAGCCGTCTGGCTCGTGCCGTTGCCCTCTCCCAGCTTGCCCGCAGTCTGGAAGACAGCGCGCGCTACCGGGAAGCCATAGACAGCTTCCGGCTGGCCTTGGCACTGGACGAGAATCCCGCCGATCGCGCCGATTATCGGCGCCTTCTGGAAAGCCACGGCTTTCGCATGATCAACCATACGATTGATGCAGATCTGCAAGTCCCGCGGGTCTGTTTTCAATTCTCCGAAGACCTGAAGAAAGGCTTTGGCGATTATGCCTCCTTTATCCGGGTCAACCAGCAGGAGCCCAAGGCTCTGGATGTCAGCAAGCGGCAGATCTGTGTCGAGGGGCTTTCCCATGGCAACAATTATCAACTGGATCTGCGCGAAGGGTTGCCTGCGGATAATGGCGAGCAGCTGCTCTCCAATCTGCAACTTGATCTCTATGTGCGCGACCGCAAGCCCGGCATGCGCTTCAGCGGCAACAATTATGTGCTGCCTGCCAGCAACCGGCGGGGCATTCCTCTGGTGTCAGTCAATGCCGATATCGCTGAGCTGGCGCTTTATCGCATCAATGATCGTTCTCTGGCGCAGCTGGTGCGCGGCTCCAGTTTCCTCAGCCAGATCGAGGACTGGCAGCTTTCCGATCTGACCGCAGACATGGGAGAGCCGATCTGGAAAGGATCGATGGACATCACACCGGAGAAGAATCGCGAAGTGGTGACGGCCATTCCCATTGATGAGGCCTTGCCGGATCGCAAGCCGGGCGTCTATCTGATGACGGCAGCGGCCAAGACAGTCGAGTTGAGCGACTATCCCTCCATGGCCAGCCAGTGGTTCGTGATATCCGACATTGGCCTGACAACCTTCTCCAGCCCCAAATCCGCCCCCGCACAGGATGCATCCGCCAAGGGCTCCGGCACGGATCTTGGCGGTCTTCAGGTCTTCGCCCGTTCGCTCCAGAGCGCCGAGCCGCTAAGCCATGTCAGCGTTGAGCTGATTGCCCGCAACAATGAAATATTGGGCAGCGGCATCAGCGATGAAACGGGCATGGTAACATTTGACGCCGGCTTGTTGCGCCGGAGCGATGGCATGGCTCCGGCGCTTTTGACGGCCAGCAACGGGGACAAGGATGATTTCGTCTTTCTCGACCTTTCCCGCGCCGGATTTGATCTGTCCGACCGAGGGGTTACCGGTCGCCCGTCACCGGAGGCCATCGATGTCTATGCCTGGACGGAACGCGGGGTCTATCGCCCCGGCGAGGAAGTGCATGTAACGGCACTGGCCCGCGATGACAGCGCCCGCGCGGTCGATGACCTGCCACTGACTTTCGTCTTTCTTCGCCCTGACGGGGTGGAAAGCCAGCGCCTGATCGGCTCGGGCAAAGCCCTTGGCGGCTATTCGGTGGATCTGCCCCTTGTCAGCAATGCCAAACGCGGCGGCTGGCGCGTGCAGATCTTTGCCGATCCGGATGAGGCCGCCCTTGGTGAAGTCAGTTTCCTTGTCGAGGATTTCATTCCCGATCGCACCGACATGACCCTGACGGCGGACAGCGATGTGGTCGCTCCGGGCGAGATGGCGGGTGGCTCGGTGGAAGGGCGCTATCTCTATGGCGCTCCGGCGGCTGGCCTTGGGCTCTCTGCCGACCTGCTGGTCAAGCAGAGCCGCAGCCTCAAGGGCCATGACGGCTATGTCTTCGGCCTTGATGAAGAAGAGAATATGGGCGTGCAACTGATGCAGGTCGATGCCCTCAAACCGCTTGATACGGATGGCAAGGGGACATATCAATTCACTCTTGGCGAACTGGCGGCGACGACGCAGCCGCAGGTGGCCGATCTAGTGGTGCGCATGCAGGAAGGCTCCGGGCGGGCCATTGAGCGGCGCGTGCATTATCGCATCGAGCCTCAGGACACTATGCTCGGCATCAAGCCGCAATTCGAGGGGCGTCAGGTCAGCGAGAATAGCGAGGCACAATTCCAGCTGATTGCCGTTGCGCCCGATAACAGCCGCGTCAGCCTATCCGGCCTGGATTGGTCGCTGGTCAGGATCGAGCGGCAATATCAATGGTATCGCGACGGCTCGCGCTGGTATTCAGAAGCGGTGGATCTGGAAAGCAAGGTGGCCGATGGAGAGATCGATCTGGGCACAGGCGATCCTGCCAAATTGTCGCTGCCGGTGGAATGGGGCCGCTATCGCCTGACCCTTGGAGATAGCACCAGCGTTGAATTCCGCGCCGGTTGGGCCAGCGCTGGCTCAAGCGATACGCCGGACGGGCTGGAACTGGCTCTGGACAAGCCAAGCTACAAGGCGGGTGACATTGCCAAGCTGAAAATCGCGCCGCGCTTTGCCGGCAAGCTGCTGCTGGCGATTGGCACAGATCGGATCACCAAGACACTTGCGGTCGATATTCCGGCCGAGGGTACAACAATTGATATTCCGGTCGAGAAGGACTGGGGCGCTGGAGCCTATCTGCTGGCCAATCTCTACCGCCCCTCGGACAAGGGCGCTTCGCGCAATCCGATGCGGGCCATTGGCGTTTCATGGCTGAGCCTATCGCCGCAAGAGCGGGCGCTATCGATCAGCATGGATGCACCGCAAACCAACCGCCCGCGCGGGCAGATGGTGGTGCCGGTCAAGGTGGACGGCATCAAGGCTGGACAGGAGGCCTATATCAAGGTTGCTCTGGTCGATGAGGGCATTCTCAATCTCACCGGCTACAAGACGCCAGACCCCGTTGCTCGCTATTTCGGTCAACGGCGCCTTGGCGTGGAAATCCGCGATCTGTATGGCCAGTTGATTGACGGCTCCAACGGTGCTTTCGGAGCCCTGCGCACCGGCGGCGATGGCGGCGGACCTCAGATGGATGCTGGCGGTGAAGTTCCGACACAGGAACTGGTGGCCTTCGTCTCCGGGATCGTGCGCCTTGATGCCGATGGCAAGGCAGAGGTTGCCTTCGACATACCCCAATTCAACGGCACGGGCCGTCTGATGGCAGCGGCATGGACAAAGGATGCCATGGGCAGCAGCGAGAAGGATGCGATCATCCGCGATCCGATCGTCGTTCATGTCAGCCTGCCCAAGCTGCTCGCTCCGGGGGATCAATCCCGCGCCATAATCGAGCTGACCAATCTGGAAGCACCTGAAGGTGACTATCTGCTCGAGCTGATCACCAGCGACACCCTGTCAATCGATCTAGCCAAGGCACCCGAAACGGTCAGCCTGAAGCGGGACAAGATGGTCTCGCTTTCCGTTCCGATCAGCGGCTGGAAGGAAGGCACGGGCGATGTCACCGTCAAGCTGACCTCTGCAGCGGGTGACGGGCTGGGCATTCTCTATGACACCCAGATGCCGGTCCGTTCGGGCATTCTTCCGCTAACGCGCGTCGCGCGCCTTCCTCTGGACGCGAATGGCGGGACATTGAAACTCGACGCCGCATGGCTCACCGATCTGCAAAAGCACGGGGCCAGTCTATCGGTTTCGGTCTCCAAGCCGGGCAGCTATGATGTTGCATCGCTTCTGATGCAACTGGACCGCTATCCCTATGGCTGCGCCGAGCAGATCACCAGTCGCGCTCTGCCGCTGCTCTATGCCAAGGAGCTGGCCTTCAACCTTCCCGATGAACTTGCCAGCCTTTCGGGCAAGGCCATGCAGGAACGCATCCATAAGGCCATCGACAAGCTGCTTTCCTATCAGAATGATATGGGGGGCTTCAGCCTCTGGGGCGGCGGCTATGTCGATGATCCATGGCTGACCGCCTATGCCACAGATTTTCTGACACGGGCCAGCGAACACGGCTTTGCCGTTCCTGAAGCTGCCATGAAACAGGCTCTTCAGAATATCAAGAACCGCCTCGCCTATCAGAGCAATCTGGAGACGGATTCGGCCAGCGTGGCCTATGGCCTCTATGATCTGGCGCGCAACCGCATGGCCTCGGCCGGTGACCTGCGTTATTATCTGGAGACCAAGCTGGAGAGCTTTGACACGCCTTTGGGACGGGCACAATTGGGGGCCGCGCTGGCGCTTTATGGTGACAGGACAAGAGCCGAACGGGCTTTCAACTCCGCCCTTGCGCTGGCCGAGAAATGGCAAGGCAGTGGCGAGGCCAGTGCGTCTGGCTCGGCCTATAGCTTCTCCAGTTTGCAGCGTGATGTGGCAGGGATGCTGGCGCTGGCCTCGGAAGTCAGCCCCGCTCCCGGCAGTCTTGAAGGCATGAAGGCACTGGCCGAGCGCATCCATGATCCGGAAAGACCGCTCAACACGCAGGAGCAGGCCTGGATGGTGCTTGCCGCCCGCTCTCAACCGAGGGCCGATACGGATCTGGGCATCTCGGTCAATGGTGTTGCGACATCCGGTCCGCTGGTGGCAAGCTATGATGGCCAGAGCATCGATGAAAACCCGGTCACGATAGTGAATGGCGGCGACAAGCCACTGGAAGCGATCGTTACGACAGTCGCCTCACCTGTTGAGCCTCTGCCAGCCGGGGGCAACGGTCTTGTCATTGCGCGCAGCTATCACAAACCAGATGGCAGCCCGATCAGCATAGCCGAGGTCAAACAGAATGAGCGCCTCGTGGTGGTCATCAAGGCCAGTCAGCAAGATGACATCCCCTCGCGCCTGATGATCAGCGATCTGCTGCCGGCAGGCTTCGAGGTGGAGAATCCGCATTTGATCAAAAGCGCGGAACAACAGAATTACAGCTGGCTACCCCAGCCTACTGTCGATCATGTTGAATTCCGCAATGATCGGGTTCTGGCCGCGATCAACCGTGAACAGGGAGGGCCGAAGGACTTTACCATTGCCTATATCGTGCGTGCGGTTTCACCGGGCAGCTTCATGCATCCCGCCGCCGTGATCGAGGACATGTATCGTCCTGAAAAGGTGGCCCGAACAGCAAGCGGCTGGGTGAATGTCATCCGCTAG
- a CDS encoding thioesterase family protein, with protein MRIGPDRRADYKTFQVVPTRWNDNDNFGHLNNAVHYSLFDTAIASWLMQNTSLDTGNDDQICVVVENGCNYFEEISFPDVVTVGLRITHIGTTSVRYEIGLFRNEDEVTSARGHFVHVYVNEKTRSPEPMHPTLRELFARIFKSAD; from the coding sequence ATGCGTATTGGTCCTGATAGAAGAGCCGATTACAAGACTTTTCAGGTCGTTCCCACCAGATGGAATGACAATGACAACTTTGGTCATTTGAACAATGCGGTTCACTATTCGCTGTTCGATACGGCGATCGCGAGCTGGTTGATGCAGAATACATCGCTGGATACTGGCAATGACGACCAGATATGTGTCGTGGTGGAAAATGGCTGCAATTATTTCGAGGAGATTTCCTTCCCCGATGTGGTGACCGTCGGTTTGCGGATCACGCATATCGGCACCACTTCGGTGCGCTATGAAATCGGTCTGTTTCGCAATGAGGATGAGGTCACATCGGCGCGCGGGCATTTTGTCCATGTCTATGTCAATGAGAAGACCCGCAGCCCCGAACCGATGCATCCGACCCTGCGAGAGCTGTTCGCCCGTATTTTCAAGAGCGCAGACTGA
- a CDS encoding pyruvate carboxylase: MADFKKILIANRGEIAIRVMRAANELGKRTVAIYAEEDKLSLHRFKADEAYRVGAGMGPVAAYLSISEIIRVAKECGADAIHPGYGLLSENPAFVDACSAAGITFIGPKAETMRKLGDKASARKVAIEAGVPVIPATEVLGDDMEEIAREAEKIGYPLMLKASWGGGGRGMRPIHGPNELESKIREGRREAENAFGNGEGYLEKMIIRARHVEVQILGDSHGGMYHLYERDCSVQRRNQKVVERAPAPYLSEAQRKEICELGYKICKHVNYECAGTVEFLMDMDSGNFYFIEVNPRVQVEHTVTEEVTGIDIVQAQIKIAEGKTIEEATGVSSQAEVQLHGHALQCRVTTEDPQNNFIPDYGRLNAYRSATGMGVRLDGGTAYTGGVITRYYDSLLTKVTAWAPTPEQAIARMDRALREFRVRGVSTNIRFVENLLKHPTFLDNSYTTKFIDTTPELFTFKKRRDRGTKVLTYIADITVNGHPEAKDRPRPAEGLRSPIMPAPRAEKPASGTRNLLDEKGPKAVADWIAEQKQVLVTDTTMRDGHQSLLATRMRSIDMIKVAPSYALNLPQLFSVEAWGGATFDVAYRFLQECPWQRLRDIRSAMPNIMIQMLLRGSNGVGYTNYPDNVVQSFVKQAALSGVDIFRVFDSLNWVENMRVAMDAVLDNNKLCEGTICYTGDIFDPNRAKYDLNYYVKMGKELREAGAHILGLKDMAGLLKPAQARVLVKALKEEVGLPIHLHTHDTSGISAATILAACEAGVDAVDAAMDAFSGSTSQPCLGSIVEALRNTERDTGLDVEAIRDISEYWEAVRGQYAAFESGTSAPASEVYLHEMPGGQYTNLKAQARSLGLEERWHEVAQTYADVNLMFGDIPKVTPSSKVVGDMALMMVSQGLTRKQVEDPTVDLSFPDSVIDMMRGNLGQPEGGFPQNIIDKVLKGEKPNTERPGKHLPAVELEDVRKKLSEELEGFEVDDEDLNGYLMYPKVFLDYMGRHRSYGPVRTLPTKTFFYGMEQGEEISAEISPGKTLEIRMQAISETNDEGDVKVYFELNGQPRSVTVPNRMVKSTTAMRPKAESNNPNHIGAPMPGVVATIGVKAGQKVRTGDLLLTIEAMKMETGIHAERDAVIKEVHVSPGGKIDAKDLLIEFE, encoded by the coding sequence ATGGCTGACTTCAAGAAAATTCTGATTGCTAACCGTGGCGAGATCGCCATTCGAGTCATGCGCGCAGCAAACGAGCTGGGCAAGCGAACAGTTGCCATCTATGCCGAAGAGGACAAACTGAGCTTGCACCGGTTCAAGGCCGATGAAGCATATCGTGTTGGCGCTGGTATGGGGCCTGTTGCGGCCTATCTGTCCATTTCCGAAATCATCCGCGTGGCCAAGGAATGCGGCGCCGATGCGATCCATCCCGGCTATGGTCTGTTGTCGGAAAATCCCGCCTTCGTGGATGCCTGCAGCGCTGCCGGTATCACCTTCATTGGCCCCAAGGCCGAGACCATGCGCAAGCTGGGCGACAAGGCCTCGGCGCGCAAGGTGGCCATCGAGGCGGGCGTTCCGGTGATCCCGGCAACCGAGGTTCTGGGTGATGACATGGAAGAAATTGCCCGTGAAGCCGAGAAGATCGGCTATCCGCTGATGCTGAAAGCCAGCTGGGGCGGCGGAGGTCGCGGCATGCGCCCGATCCATGGTCCCAATGAGCTGGAAAGCAAGATCCGCGAAGGGCGGCGCGAAGCAGAAAATGCCTTTGGCAACGGCGAGGGCTATCTGGAAAAGATGATCATCCGCGCCCGTCATGTCGAGGTGCAGATTCTGGGTGACAGCCATGGTGGCATGTATCATCTGTATGAACGCGACTGCTCGGTCCAGCGTCGCAACCAGAAGGTTGTCGAGCGCGCACCGGCTCCCTATCTGAGCGAGGCCCAGCGCAAGGAAATCTGCGAGCTGGGTTACAAGATCTGCAAACATGTGAATTATGAATGCGCCGGTACGGTCGAATTCCTGATGGATATGGACAGCGGCAATTTCTATTTCATCGAGGTGAACCCGCGCGTTCAGGTCGAGCATACGGTGACCGAAGAGGTGACCGGTATCGACATCGTGCAGGCCCAGATCAAGATTGCCGAAGGCAAGACCATTGAAGAGGCCACCGGCGTCTCCTCTCAGGCCGAGGTGCAGCTGCATGGCCATGCGCTGCAGTGTCGTGTAACCACCGAAGATCCGCAGAATAATTTCATTCCCGATTATGGCCGTCTCAATGCCTATCGTTCAGCCACCGGCATGGGTGTGCGTCTTGATGGCGGTACGGCCTATACCGGCGGTGTGATTACCCGCTATTATGACAGTCTGCTGACCAAGGTAACTGCTTGGGCACCAACGCCCGAGCAGGCGATTGCCCGCATGGATCGTGCCCTGCGCGAATTCCGCGTGCGTGGTGTCTCGACCAACATTCGCTTTGTCGAGAATCTGCTCAAGCATCCGACCTTCCTTGACAACAGCTACACGACGAAATTCATCGATACCACGCCCGAGCTCTTCACCTTCAAGAAGCGCCGCGACCGCGGCACCAAGGTGCTGACCTATATCGCCGACATCACGGTGAACGGGCATCCCGAAGCCAAGGACCGTCCGCGTCCGGCCGAAGGGCTGCGCTCACCGATTATGCCCGCCCCGCGCGCTGAAAAGCCTGCCTCTGGTACGCGCAATCTGCTCGACGAGAAGGGCCCCAAGGCCGTTGCCGACTGGATAGCAGAGCAGAAGCAGGTGCTCGTCACCGACACCACCATGCGCGACGGACACCAGTCGCTGCTGGCAACCCGCATGCGCTCCATCGACATGATCAAGGTGGCGCCAAGCTATGCGCTCAATCTGCCGCAGCTCTTCTCGGTGGAAGCATGGGGCGGGGCGACCTTCGATGTGGCCTATCGCTTCTTGCAGGAATGCCCGTGGCAGCGCCTGCGCGACATTCGCTCCGCCATGCCCAACATCATGATCCAGATGCTGCTGCGCGGCTCGAATGGTGTAGGCTATACCAATTATCCGGACAATGTGGTCCAGAGCTTCGTCAAGCAGGCTGCATTGAGCGGCGTTGACATCTTCCGCGTCTTTGACTCTCTCAACTGGGTCGAGAATATGCGCGTGGCGATGGATGCGGTGCTGGACAACAACAAGCTCTGTGAAGGCACCATTTGCTATACCGGCGACATTTTCGATCCGAACCGGGCCAAATATGACCTCAACTATTATGTCAAGATGGGCAAGGAGCTGCGCGAGGCTGGCGCCCATATTCTCGGCCTCAAGGACATGGCCGGATTGCTCAAGCCGGCGCAGGCTCGGGTGCTGGTCAAGGCTCTGAAGGAAGAGGTCGGCCTGCCGATCCATCTGCATACCCATGATACCTCGGGCATTTCTGCAGCGACCATTCTGGCCGCATGCGAAGCCGGGGTTGATGCGGTGGATGCTGCCATGGATGCCTTCTCCGGCTCCACCTCCCAGCCATGCCTTGGCTCGATCGTCGAAGCCTTACGCAATACCGAGCGCGATACCGGCCTCGATGTCGAAGCCATTCGCGACATCTCGGAATATTGGGAAGCGGTGCGCGGCCAGTATGCTGCCTTTGAAAGCGGCACCAGCGCTCCGGCCTCCGAGGTCTATCTGCATGAAATGCCCGGTGGTCAATATACCAACCTCAAGGCACAGGCCCGCAGCCTAGGGCTGGAAGAACGCTGGCACGAGGTCGCCCAGACCTATGCCGATGTGAACCTGATGTTCGGAGACATTCCGAAGGTGACCCCGTCTTCCAAGGTGGTTGGCGATATGGCGCTGATGATGGTCTCCCAGGGGCTAACCCGCAAACAGGTGGAAGACCCCACGGTGGATCTGTCCTTCCCCGATTCCGTCATCGACATGATGCGCGGCAATCTGGGGCAGCCGGAAGGCGGCTTCCCTCAGAATATCATCGACAAGGTACTCAAGGGCGAGAAGCCCAACACCGAGCGTCCGGGCAAGCATCTGCCTGCTGTCGAGCTGGAAGATGTGCGCAAGAAGCTGTCCGAGGAGCTGGAAGGCTTCGAGGTTGATGATGAGGATCTCAACGGCTATTTGATGTATCCGAAGGTGTTTCTCGACTATATGGGCCGTCACCGCAGCTATGGTCCGGTGCGCACCCTGCCAACCAAGACCTTCTTCTATGGCATGGAGCAGGGCGAGGAAATCTCGGCTGAAATCTCTCCGGGCAAGACCCTTGAGATCCGCATGCAGGCCATTTCCGAGACCAATGATGAAGGCGACGTCAAGGTCTATTTCGAACTCAACGGCCAGCCACGGTCGGTTACGGTGCCCAATCGCATGGTCAAGTCGACCACGGCGATGCGCCCCAAAGCCGAGAGCAACAATCCCAATCACATCGGTGCGCCGATGCCCGGCGTTGTTGCTACCATCGGCGTCAAGGCCGGTCAGAAGGTCCGCACCGGCGATCTGTTGCTGACCATCGAGGCGATGAAGATGGAAACTGGCATTCACGCCGAGCGCGACGCCGTCATCAAGGAAGTCCATGTCTCTCCGGGCGGCAAGATCGATGCAAAAGATCTTCTGATCGAATTCGAGTAG
- a CDS encoding Gfo/Idh/MocA family oxidoreductase, with protein sequence MKLAIIGLGMAARAHVAALESLHDRVELTGLYMRNKKRLDSAAEAMQTKAFQSVDAIAEDADTDAVLLLTPPDSRMEIVSRLAASGKHILMEKPLERTLPAATELVECAEKGGIHLGLVFQHRVRAGSRRLKRLLEEKQLGDIAMVRVDVPWWRPQDYYDQPGRGTYDQDGGGVLITQAIHVLDLMLYLLGPVRSVQAMLATTQLHDMEAEDFASAGVLFESGAVGSICATTASFPGSSESIRIDGTKGSAILEGGSLKVLWRDHTEENFEEKSHSGAGADPMAFPSDWHMQIIENFADVVEGKTQKLVAEGRDGLLVQRLIEAMERSNAEAGLRIDLDSF encoded by the coding sequence ATGAAACTTGCTATCATCGGACTGGGCATGGCTGCGCGCGCGCATGTTGCCGCACTTGAATCGCTGCATGACCGGGTCGAACTGACCGGGCTCTATATGCGCAACAAGAAGCGGCTGGATTCCGCCGCCGAAGCCATGCAGACCAAGGCATTCCAATCGGTCGATGCGATCGCCGAGGATGCGGATACCGATGCTGTTCTGCTGTTGACCCCGCCAGACAGCCGCATGGAAATCGTCTCGCGCCTTGCTGCTTCCGGCAAGCATATTCTGATGGAAAAGCCTCTGGAAAGAACGTTGCCCGCTGCCACGGAACTGGTGGAATGCGCCGAGAAGGGCGGCATTCACTTGGGGCTGGTGTTTCAGCATCGGGTCAGAGCCGGGTCGCGCCGTCTGAAAAGACTGCTTGAGGAAAAGCAGTTGGGCGACATCGCCATGGTCCGCGTCGATGTGCCATGGTGGCGACCGCAGGATTATTATGACCAGCCCGGTAGAGGTACCTATGATCAGGACGGCGGGGGCGTTTTGATCACGCAGGCGATACATGTGCTTGACCTGATGCTGTATCTTCTGGGGCCGGTCCGCTCTGTTCAGGCAATGCTGGCAACAACCCAGCTGCATGACATGGAGGCGGAGGATTTCGCAAGCGCTGGCGTGCTGTTCGAGTCCGGTGCCGTGGGCTCCATCTGCGCGACCACCGCCAGCTTTCCCGGAAGCTCTGAATCCATTCGCATTGACGGCACCAAGGGATCCGCAATCCTTGAGGGCGGTAGTCTCAAGGTGTTGTGGCGGGACCATACCGAGGAAAATTTCGAGGAGAAAAGTCACTCCGGAGCGGGTGCCGACCCGATGGCCTTTCCCTCTGACTGGCACATGCAGATCATCGAGAATTTCGCCGATGTCGTTGAAGGCAAAACGCAAAAGCTGGTGGCCGAGGGGCGCGACGGGCTCTTGGTGCAGCGCCTGATCGAGGCCATGGAACGCTCCAACGCAGAAGCCGGCCTGCGCATTGATCTCGATTCCTTCTAG